GCTCACCGGGCGGCCCGCCGAGACCACGAGCGAGCCGGACACGGATCGGACAGGCGGCGCACACGTCGACGGGGTGGCGTCATGAGCTCAACGACCAAGCACGAAGCCATCACCGAGGTCGAGGACATCCTCGCGGTCGTGTCGTCCACGCGTGAACGGCCGCCGCGCCCGTCCCCGCTGTCGACGTCGCTGACATTCGCCTGGCGGGGGCTGCTCAAGATCAAGCACGTCCCGGAGCAGCTGCTCGACGTCACCGTGTTCCCGGTGATGATGCTGCTGATGTTCACCTACCTGTTCGGTGGTGCGGTCGCCGGCTCGACCGACACGTACCTGCAGGACCTGCTGCCTGGGATCCTGGTGATGCAGGTCACCTGGATCAGCATGTACACGGGGCACACGCTCAACCGGGACATCACCAAGGGGGTACATGACCGGTTCCGATCGCTGCCGATCTGGCGGCCCGCGACGCTGGTCGGGCCGCTGTTGGCGGACGCTGCCCGCTATGCGATGGCGTCGACCATCATCCTCGTCCTCGGGATCGTGTTGGGATTCCGACCGCAGGGCGGGATTCAGGGGGTACTGGCCGGGGTCGGCCTGATGCTCGTGTTCTCCTTCAGCCTGTCGTGGGCGTGGACCCTCGCCGGGGTCACCATGCGGTCGCCCGAGGCGGTGTTCGGGCTGGGCAACATGGTCATGTTCCCGCTCACGTTCATCAGCAATGTGTTCGTCCCTGTCGACTCCCTGCCGGGCTGGCTCCAGGCGTTCGTCAAGGTCAATCCGATCTCGATCCTGGTCTCGGGCGTCCGCGGGCTGATGCACGGAGACGCCGCAACTGGCAACATCACGCTGGTGCTGCTGATCAGCGCGGCGCTGGTGGCGGTGTTCGGTCCGTTCACGATGTCCGCCTACCGCCGCA
This region of Euzebyales bacterium genomic DNA includes:
- a CDS encoding ABC transporter permease, which produces MSSTTKHEAITEVEDILAVVSSTRERPPRPSPLSTSLTFAWRGLLKIKHVPEQLLDVTVFPVMMLLMFTYLFGGAVAGSTDTYLQDLLPGILVMQVTWISMYTGHTLNRDITKGVHDRFRSLPIWRPATLVGPLLADAARYAMASTIILVLGIVLGFRPQGGIQGVLAGVGLMLVFSFSLSWAWTLAGVTMRSPEAVFGLGNMVMFPLTFISNVFVPVDSLPGWLQAFVKVNPISILVSGVRGLMHGDAATGNITLVLLISAALVAVFGPFTMSAYRRRE